A genome region from Triticum aestivum cultivar Chinese Spring chromosome 2B, IWGSC CS RefSeq v2.1, whole genome shotgun sequence includes the following:
- the LOC123038905 gene encoding uncharacterized protein, giving the protein MPTALALGIGGDSGSERRCQGQLPIRGGDTSTDRVWVRVDSYPDGSNPPSATLPAECTELFCCTKSLSFSIDNTINPTVNFGVLFGWTNMKTLASSHCHHIF; this is encoded by the exons atgccgacggccctggccctCGGCATAGGGGGCGATTCCGGTAGTGAGAGGAGATGTCAAGGACAGCTCCCAATTCGTGGCGGAGACACCAGCACAG ATAGGGTTTGGGTGAGGGTTGATTCCTACCCTGATGGCAGCAACCCTCCTTCCGCAACCTTGCCCGCCGAGTGCACTGAGCTGTTTTGCTGTACAAAGAGCCTCTCCTTTTCAAT AGATAATACAATCAATCCAACTGTTAACTTTGGTGTGCTTTTTGGATGGACTAATATGAAGACGCTGGCTAGCTCGCATTGCCATCATATATTCTAG